Within Metabacillus sp. KUDC1714, the genomic segment GAACACCTTGATACATTACTTCTTCGCTTTTTATATACATTGGTGCACACATTGGGACAATACCCTTTACAGGTACAGTGTAACCTAATTTAAGGGAAAACACTCCGCCAAGTGATAAACCTCCTACTACTATCTTTTCAAACCCCATATTCTTTAAATGATCATAACCTTGCTGGACGTCTTGCCACCAATCCTCAGGACCTGTATGTACTAGCTCTTCTGGAGGAACACCATGCCCCTTATATTGTGGTGCATGACAAGTATAGCCTCTTTCACTTAAATAACGAGCCAGCATCCTTACATCTGCTGTATTCCCAGTAAATCCATGTAATAATAAAACTGCTTTCTCTCCGCCCTCAAACGTAAACGGCTTTGGTAATACTCTTTTCATACTAAGTAACTCCTTCAAAATAAAGATCTTTTAACTAGTTTATCCCACTTTAACTTCCAGTAGTACATCTTGCGCTTTATGCCATATATCTATTTAAACAAACGTTTGATTTATTACCAAAAGGTTTGCTTGAAAGAAAAGCGGAAGCGCCTTGCTCAGCGACGTAGAAAAAAGAGCACTTCGTATGAGATAAAGGAAACACGAAGAGCACGAGCGTTCGATGTTGACTTAGCGTATAAGGAGTGTGAAGTTCACTAGTAGCTAGGCGCTGGAGCTAGACACAAAAACTAGGTACTATAGCGTCATAATGAAATATTAAAACTAAAAAAAGAGCCTGAAGCATCAGACCCTTTGTTTTAAAGATTATTTAACGATATATGCTACCAAGATAGTCAAAATAAAGAATAGCACTGATAAAATAACTGTCGCACGGTGTAAAACTAAATCAAGACCACGAGCCTTTTGCTTACCAAAAAGCTGCTCGGCACCACCAGAAATTGCACCTGATAGACCTGCACTCTTACCAGATTGTAATAATACAACTGTAATTAAAGCGACTGATACTAAAACAAGTAGGATAATTAATGCTGTATGCATGAAAAACGACACCTCCTGATATACGCACAACTAGATAGTTTTAATGTATCATATCTATTCGTAATTCACAATACAAGTTTAGATTGGGCATATTAGTGTTCTCATGGATTCGCAGATTCTATGGAAAATCATAAGCTGGTGGACCAACTATAGGGGATATCTTCGATTATGGGAGATTTATCTTCGATTTTTGTGATTTATCTTCGATTTGGAGAATTTATCTTCGATTATTCGTTTTTATCAACCATTAGACAAAAATCGACAAAGACTCACTATCCATCATTAGTCTAATTGATAAACACGATCTTTATTACTCCCTGTGTACCTGAGGTTCATTGATTTAAGTAGTCTATTCGCTATTGCCGGGGAAGTTATGTTCAAAAAATACCTCATTTCAGCATTTGAAATTGTTGGTTTTACTAACAGTTTGTACTCTTTTATGGCCTGAATATGAGCCTGTTTATCTTTTCTATTACATTTTGGACAATGCCAGTTAGCCTTTACTCTAATTAAGGGAAGGTAATTACAACTAGAACATATCACACCATTCAGAATTTCACTTTCATTTATTTTAAAGCGGGCTAATATAGAAAAATCTGCATTAGTATGCTTTTTGAGTAACTTTCGAGAGATCTTTTTTAGTTCCTTTTCTTCAATATCTGGTGAATTGATGGATTTCTCTAATTGAATAATTTTAGCGGGAAGGTTTTCTTTGCGGATTACTTTGTGGTGAATAATTTGGTCGTCTGGAGAAGAGCGAATTACTGTGGATGGGTTGCTTATGACAACAATTGAGGTGATTTTCATTTCTTTTAAATTATTATTTACTAGCCATTCTTTTAATTGTGATTCTTGCCGTTCCAATTGTATTAGCGGATATTGATATGCCTTTTCCGTTTGGTCTTTTGTTTGAATCAGTTGTTTAAATATCGGATCGAAGTAAATAGTTCCTGATATATTTTTCACCTCAATGATTATTGCAATTTTCCGAGTTAAGATAAGGGTATCAATTTGGAAGTAATGATTTTTACCTTTTAGCCTTATGTCATGAAAAATATAGTAGTCTTTTTCTTCAAGGAAGCTTAAATAATAGTCAATAGCTTCTTCACCTCTGTAGCCAGCCATTCTTTTTTTCAAATCTTCAATAATAATTGGGATTTTTGGATGTTTTAGAGGAAGTCTTAGAAGTAATGCTTCTAATTTTTCAATCGTAAGGGGGAATTCGCGGTGTTTTAAGATCATTTTCTCACTCCATATAATATTTTGCTTAAAACCTTCGCCAATTCTAGTGGAAATCCTGCTTCTATTTTTCTTCATTAATAATTTATCTACGATTTTGATGAGTTTATCTTCGATTTTTCAAATTTATCTTCGATTCTCGCAATTTATCAACGATTAGACATAGACCGTCAAAATTCGCCAAAACCCCCGAACAGAATATTAAAAAAGGAACTGCCTCAGCAGTCCCTTTCCCAAAAATTATTTCTTTAAGTTATAGAATGTTTTGATTCCATCATATCTTGCTGCATCTACAAGTTGATCTTCGATACGTAGAAGTTGGTTGTATTTCGCAACACGGTCTGTACGTGATGGAGCACCAGTTTTGATTTGGCCAGCGTTAGTTGCTACAGCGATGTCAGCAATTGTCGT encodes:
- a CDS encoding alpha/beta hydrolase, producing the protein MKRVLPKPFTFEGGEKAVLLLHGFTGNTADVRMLARYLSERGYTCHAPQYKGHGVPPEELVHTGPEDWWQDVQQGYDHLKNMGFEKIVVGGLSLGGVFSLKLGYTVPVKGIVPMCAPMYIKSEEVMYQGVLEYARNYKKFEGKSPEQIEEEMDEFAKSPMNTLKALQELIADVRNNVDMIYSPTFVAQGRHDHMINTDSANIIYNEVETDQKQIKWYEESGHVLTLDKERDQLHEDVYQFLESLDW
- the secG gene encoding preprotein translocase subunit SecG, encoding MHTALIILLVLVSVALITVVLLQSGKSAGLSGAISGGAEQLFGKQKARGLDLVLHRATVILSVLFFILTILVAYIVK
- a CDS encoding nuclease-related domain-containing protein; the encoded protein is MILKHREFPLTIEKLEALLLRLPLKHPKIPIIIEDLKKRMAGYRGEEAIDYYLSFLEEKDYYIFHDIRLKGKNHYFQIDTLILTRKIAIIIEVKNISGTIYFDPIFKQLIQTKDQTEKAYQYPLIQLERQESQLKEWLVNNNLKEMKITSIVVISNPSTVIRSSPDDQIIHHKVIRKENLPAKIIQLEKSINSPDIEEKELKKISRKLLKKHTNADFSILARFKINESEILNGVICSSCNYLPLIRVKANWHCPKCNRKDKQAHIQAIKEYKLLVKPTISNAEMRYFLNITSPAIANRLLKSMNLRYTGSNKDRVYQLD